The sequence TAAATTCGCGGAATAAAGAAAATCTAAATTTTTTGTTGTAACCGCTGCACAAATCCACTAGGTTAATAAATCTCGTGTCAAAAAGAGGATATCTCGGCCAATAGAAGTTTAACCGTCATAATTTGCTTTCGTCTCGTGTGTTCTTTAAGGAACGCGTCAAACGTTAACCTAGCAAAGGGATGTCTATCATGGTACGATGGCCTGGCGAATCTACTCGGCCACTTTGAACAAGGTCTTTCTCTCTTCCGTATCTTAAGTGTGCAAACTTTCGTCGTAAGTTTCTGAAGGGTTAAACTTTGCGCAGTTGCAACATTGTTCGAAACTCTAACCTCTTATCCTGTTTTTTACATGTTGTACCAGACTAGTGGATTTACATTAACAAACATTGTCGATAATTGGTCAAGAATTTTGCGCTTGAAACGAATCATATCGTACAATGATTTCTTATTAAATCAACATTAAGAATCAACCTTAATCTTCTGAAAGAGATGAACCCTCAAATTATGATTGTTACCATGGTAGCCGCTGCTTCGGTTGCTTTTTTCGGATTCCTTGCCTATCGGATCAGAGTTCGATCGAACGATCCAGATTTATTAAACGTATTTCCATTGGAAGACAACAGCTCCCTCGACGAAGATCTCAAAGACATTTTGGCGTTCGTCCCTATAAAAGAAGTACAACGAATCATTGAAAGATACATGGAATACGACCCCCAGATCGGAGATACCGTGAGCTTCGTGAACGACCAGAAGAGATTCATATTGCGGGAGTTCCAGAACATGCCTGAAGCAAACAAATTGATCAGTTTTCTACGACAGAATGGTTTGGACGTGGATTCCTGGCAAGAGAAGATACGATGCTTTTGGAAGACGTCTCCCAGGTTCATCAAATACGATCCGAGTATGGCAGCCGGAGGCCTGACCGTGATGATCAATAAAATCCTGGAGACCATGCCTCTGGACGAGCTGCACGAACTATTGCGACAAAAGGTGAAATACTCGGCGAGCTTCCGCAGATTTCTGTATGAGTTGAGGTCCAAAGACTACCTGGAGTTTTGCAACGCGATTGAGACCAACGATGTGCTACATCATCACTATTTCTGGGCGAAAGAGGGTGGACTAGAGATCACATTCGCGATCGAACTATTCAATGAGCTGCACGCCTATCTAACGCAGGCATTAGTCACCTAAGAATTGTCATGAACTATTAATAATCATTATTGAGTAATAAACTGCAGTGGAATGCAAACATAATACATttcagattttttatttttacacatttgGGTTTAGTGACGTAGAATTTACCatataatttgcaaaatatcCGCATATATGCACAATTGCGACAGAAACAGAATTTTCAAAAGAACGTTCAAACGTTATTCATATGATTACGTCATTTAAATGTGAAATTAGTCAATTATAAGTGGATAAGACACGTGCCCTGTATTTTACCACAATAAAAGAGTATGTTCGAATGTGAGAGGGCAGTAGATACACATAATTTGACAAGCGAAAGATAGCGAATAATCGGTAAAGGGACTCCTCCTGTTTGATAACATTTCGTTATCGTCACTCGAGTTGCTGCTTCCTAATAGATAAGAAAAATGCTTGCGTAAACTGCAATACACGTACTGTCTTGTCATTTTGTGCCATTTTTTCACGTATCCATAATTACGCATAAAGTGTTCATAGCTGGAATTGCATATACAATCCTATACTATAATATTTGCAACATTTTGATGATAATGTATCACACCTTTCTAAAATTATCCCTAAACATATAAACATATTCCAAAAATTATTCTCTAGAAATATTACCTTTtcgaaattttacaattatggAGTAAATGCAAATTATCGCAGATTTTCTAATAGCATACTAACAAAGTTTTTCTTCTATAAAAATCGGACTGTTTATGTAGAGCAAAGATAAAAGGGACATAACATGAAGAAgatgatattttaattcatcataatatattttattccttaTACCGGGAAGCTGCAATAAATACcattgaaatatcaaatataaatacatttttgacATGTAAAACTTTAAACTGCAATGgaaattataagaaaaaatgGGGACAAGGCTTGGAAAATTTCTATGTTGAAACCAGCGTCTACGACCTGTTGTCCCATTTCCAGGAAGTTCTTGTTCGAGAAAATGAACATGTAGAATGTTAAGTACTTGTTCAAAACCACTTCGTGCACCAAGTCTCTAAACACCTTGGCGTGCTCAATTTTGTCTTCGTAGAGACGCATCAGGTCATCCATCGAAATAAGGGAAGCGGTATCCTCCATATAGCCATTGATTCCACCGGTGACCTTGTAAGGAGTCAAGTAAGCTGTTATCCTAGAGGTCAGAGGTCGGATACTAAGAGCTTTGTTGAAATTGTTCACCACCAAGTTTACATCAAAAACACTGTCCAGTTCAGCAGCACCTTGAATTCAGACGCATGTTCCAAGTCTTGTACTCATTGTTTCGACTCGTTGCTGTTCATCAACTTCATGGCTGTTTGGAAATGTTCGTCCTAGGCCAGGTAGGCTTTCGATATTTCGAGAAGGTCCTCGATCGGGATCAAGTCGACAAATTGCTGGAGCTCGCCTGGCGAGATCCAAACCCGTGAATGGGACTTGGAGGGCGTTCAGAGAATTGACCGCAATCAGAACAACCAAGAACGCTATGATGTCTGTCATCTACAAAAAATGAATTCTTTGAATATGGTTGATACACGTTTATGTTCTGAGAAAGGAATTCTACTGCTTTATTACGCTATGG comes from Bombus terrestris chromosome 7, iyBomTerr1.2, whole genome shotgun sequence and encodes:
- the LOC100651486 gene encoding uncharacterized protein LOC100651486 gives rise to the protein MNPQIMIVTMVAAASVAFFGFLAYRIRVRSNDPDLLNVFPLEDNSSLDEDLKDILAFVPIKEVQRIIERYMEYDPQIGDTVSFVNDQKRFILREFQNMPEANKLISFLRQNGLDVDSWQEKIRCFWKTSPRFIKYDPSMAAGGLTVMINKILETMPLDELHELLRQKVKYSASFRRFLYELRSKDYLEFCNAIETNDVLHHHYFWAKEGGLEITFAIELFNELHAYLTQALVT